In Jaculus jaculus isolate mJacJac1 chromosome 2, mJacJac1.mat.Y.cur, whole genome shotgun sequence, the genomic window gtactggggtattgttcaggaagtctttccccattcctatataatggaaaattcctactatttttttcttactatagttgaagagcttcaggtcttatattgagaactttaatcaatttggaattgatttttgtgtatgctgAGATGAATGGGTCTTGTATAATTTTTCCATATGtgtttatccaatttgtccaacaacaAATgttcaacatttgttgaagatgctgccttttctccagtgtacattattggcacctttttcaaagatcaagtagctgtacctAATTGACCTAAGGTTTAGGTCctcaattatgttccattggtcgatatttatgtttttatatcaGTACCATGCTTGTTTTGTTACTATGtaattgtaatatagctttagattgggtatggtgattcCTCTAGAGGTGTTTGTTTTGCTGACGATATGTTTGGATGTCCAAGacctatgaattttttaaaatattttttaaaatattttttggttcatttttattatctatttgagagtgacacagagagagtaagaggcagatagagagagaatgggtgtgccagggcttctagccactgcaaacgaattccagatgtgtgcgcccccttgtgcatctggttaacatgggtcctggggaatcaagcctcaaaccagagtccttagccttcataggcaagcgcttaaccactaagccatctctccagcccaagacctatgaattttgagataatttctttctatctctgtgaagaatggtgctggaatttttattggtattgcattaagtctgtatattgcttttggtagaattgccattttagCAATAGTAATTCTACCACTTCAGGAGCATGGgacatctttccatcttctcaagccctcctagatttctttcttgacggtttttatgttttcattatatagatctttcaaatcctttgttagtgttattccaaggtatttaattgtttttctttctggctaggaaattgaacagtctcgtttatttctttctttgtatatttttcccTTGCATATGGAAAGGtgaatgatttcttttctttaaagatatttatttatttatttatttaaaggaaagaggcagacagcaaacattccagggcctccagacactgcaaatgaactccagatgcatgtgccaccttgttcatctggcttatgtgggtactagggaatagaatctgagtccttaggcttcacaggcaagcaccttgaccactaaaggctactgattttttttttttcctggtacgTACATCtttgctctctttttttaaatttgtttttaaatttctattaacattttccatgattataaaagaaaaatcccatggtaattccctccctcccccctgacactttcccctttgaaattccattctacatcatattacctccccatctcaatcattgtccttacatatatacaatatcaacctattaaataccctcctcccttcctttttcttccctttatgtctcctttttaacttactggcctctgctcccaagtattttccttctcacacagaagcccaatcatctgtaaggctactggtttttgagtgttgattttgtttccttccactttgctgatggaagtaatcacctttagaagttttgaaatggaaACTTTTGGATCAGTTATGTATAGGGTCATATCAACTGCAAATGGGgctaatttgatttcttttttgcccaatttgtatcccttttatttcttcctactgtcttattgcttgtgctagaacttctagtactatgttgatgaGCAGTGTAATATATACCTTTGGGTGTatattaagttatttacttgagatttttgtttctttaatgtaAGCATTTAGATCTAGGGCTGTCTCTATTGTGCCTCATAAGTTCTGGtagtttgtattttcattttcattcaattttagGAGGTGTTGTATTTCCTTCTTGATCTTTTCCAAAGACTCAATAATTATTCAAACGTGTGTTGTTAGTGTCTAAGATTGTTTATTTTAtgtagcttattttatttttaatttttagctttattaAATTATTGTCAGATAAAGTACaaagaattatttccatttttctaaatttgttaagattttctttgtgtcttaatatgtgATCTATTCTAGAGCAAGTGCCAtgaactgctgaaaagaatgtgagtTCTATAGTTTTGGGTAGACTGTTCTATatacatctgttaggtccatttgataTGTAATGTAATTTTAGCTACattatttctctattattttgttaatattcttcactttttaatttaattgtatttttatgaagaacgtactttgtatggatatatcatgtattGGTATCATCTTTTGcctgctccctgcccccattccatatGGGGCCCTCCTCAGGGGTGTTTCTGGTATTCCATGGGTTTGGAAATATTCTCTATTCCATTGTCCTGAAGTTCTTCTTCTTTGCCAACAAtccataaattttatattttcatggtgTTCCAAATATCTCTCATGTTTcactaatgtgtttttttttttaaacttaatatttgttgtagtcaggttcacattattggtagaaatcacccaaccaaaagcagcttgtgggaaaaaagaggtttattttggtttacacacttgagagggaagctccatgatggcagggaaagtgctggcatgagcagagggcatgagcagagagcagggacatcaccccctggccaacataaggtggaccatagcaacaggagagtgtgccaaacacaggcatgaggtaactggctacaacacccataagtctacccccagcaatacactgcctccaggaggctttaaattCCAATTGCTATTAGCTGGGGAGATGAGCTTTCAGGatacctaaatttatgagggacacctgaaccaaaccaccacagtattgcTTTTACTAACTAGTGCATTTCACTACCTTACATTGAAGCTCCACTATTCTGTCCTCCATATGATGAGACTGTTCATAGAGCCTTTTATTTGACTTaggaaaattttcattttcaacattatttcaatttggttttatttcaacatttctatctctttattgaattccattttgGCATTTATTTAGCTGTTTAGCATTTGACTTTTCACTTAGCTGTAAGTGTGCTCTTGGAATTTATTTAGGTGTCTATCCATGTCATCTTTGAAAGAATTAAGATGTTCTTGTTCCCAGATTTCATTCAGGCCTCTTTATGTCCTCATTAAgtacttttttatgtatttataatcaTACTTTGAAcctttgtctggagtttcctctaagtATCTCTCATAAGAGTGGGCTCTACTATGGGACTGAACATTCTTGAAGGAGACATGTTGCCTTGTTTTTTTGCAAGACATTTTATGTTGAGATCTGCCCATCTGGATATACTGCATTGATCAGGTCTTTCTGACACATCTGTGTTAAGTAAGTGTTTGAATCACCGTTTGGTGTTCCTTTATCTAAGCTGGTCTTTGTTTGGCTCAGTGTTGCTTAAAGTTCAGTCGTGGAAATAGTTGGTGCTGATAAGTGGGTAGAGTAGGTGAGGTGGCCTCAGTTTGGCTGGGAGGACATGAAGCCCCACAACATGCAGGCCAAGGTCTTCATGTAATACAAGCAGTACAGGCAGGGGATGGGTGCATAGAGAAGGCAGCCTAAAATCAGTTGAGAGGGTAGTGGTCAAGATTGTGGTGACGGGCGTGCAGAAGAGGTGATTCACCCATACCTGTGAAATGCTCATAGGTGGGGAGAATGGTGGCAGGGTGCACAGAGTGGAGAAGTGTGCTCAAACTCATATGAGGAAGCTACCCAGGCGGTGGGATCTTGGACTCCCATGTGGCTGTGGTAGTGGTGTGTATGGGGGAGAGTTATGTGGAGAGGTCGAGTGCTTCAGCATGGATGTACAGTGGCAGTGTGGCCTGGGAAGGACTGATCCATGATCTTTAAAAAGTCTGTTCTTATTCCAAACTGCAGCTGAAGTTAGACCTGTCAATAAGAAACTGAGTGTTTTCACCCTAAGCAgaaattttgtttgttcatttgtttgtttatatccAAGGtggggtctagcccaggctgacctggaattcactatgtagtctcaggctggccttaaattcacaacaatcctcctacctcagcttccctactgcagggattaaaggcatgcaccaccatgcccagtgggacAAGTAGAACTTTGACTCACCATTTTACTCAACATATTTCTTGGCAATCTAGTCGATGTAGTAAGAAAGAAAAGcctgaaataggaaaaaaaaaaaaaaaaaaaaaaagaattgaaaactcTATTTGCATACAGCATAATTACGTAAGTGGATTTAGAAAGGCTGTAGGAAACCTTAATCCAGAACACAAAAATAAGTTGTTTCCCATATTTTAGAAATGCACAACTAGAAAATGAAAGTTAAATCTTTCATATGCAAtaatattgttttaattattattattattattgagatgttttgtatggatacatctgtgttggtaccctcttttctctcatccctgcccccattccattgggggtactcctcagtggggttgcagatatttcCCATGGGTTGTGatttatgctttgtgggagcagtagtcagttatttggagggaagggaatgcctctgggcataatgtctaaAACTGTGGCTCTTAggatctttccgccccctcttctgtgaaatcccctgagctctggtgggtgagttttatgtctacttcagtgatgagctctgtgGAGTTCCTGGAtcactgctttggtaggtgttgagtatccttggggtctgtctccttcaccctggcgctgattatcaggaacagcatggaagcaacactcttatTCATCTCCCCTTTCCTCTGTGGATTTAGCTATGGCTTGGCTGACATGAGAGGGATAgttttctcctctggtctcactaccttctgaaaaagaacagattctccaacagagagtgaagtccaGCATAggctaaatgggataagcattattgatttagggagaatttgatgtattcAACCCCTCTTTTAGACAAAGTCTAGTGAGAGATTGACAGTGGAGAACAtgatctttgtttccataggattctgatctggttcccaactccagatatgggtacactgagtggatctcttagccaatcagaaagctattggttatccacTGAAATTGTGTGTCACTATTTCACTGGCATTTCCATTGTGtctggttgtttgcttctgagtagttcaGAACTCTGGTTGCTcaaaccattgttggccattttaccTCCCATAGCTCATGTAGTGGTTTCCTGCACTAGACAGGGTGTGGGAACTGGCTTTCCTCCGACTTCTATCTAggtttctccatgctctgtgcaggcagtgtatggtgtcttcagcaatagggtcttagcttttgcttcAGACAGGtagtcaagtgttttgacagaaagctatcttgatttggggactttgtaggtctctccaatcaagagctcaatgtgggtagcagccaatctctggtactgggaattacaggtcagttacagaagaaaaaaaaaaaaaaaagtctcttaacCTTAGACTTTAAACCACAGTCCTAGTTTTCAGGTGCTCTCCCCTTACTTCTTTTGAGGCTATTATCTCTTAGGCTATCTCCAAAGGTTTCTACAGtgtcagctcattttggatttaattttgtgtttgttttcctgcctttgccttccccacccctccccctaagcccttctatccctattgtctgggccttgagttgacTATCAGGCATGacagcaactcaagcaggtccaggttaggaactgcagataattGACACTATgtggcctttgtctttctgtgattgtgtgagttcgctgagtatgatctgttccatctgtccatttttttctacaaatatcattgtataattttttttcttacttctgagtagaattccattgtataaatgtaccacaacatcattatccattcatccaatggtgggtgcctgggctgattccagttcttagctataatgaattgagcagctataaatatggttgagctcTCTTttaacccagtggagatgtctgtctttagtggtgaggtgggtttcttgaagagagcAGGTAgaagtgtccatttttttttccaccctgataacttgtgtcttttgataggtgagttaagaccattgatatttaaggttattactgtgatatTTGAATTATTCCTTGCTATGGCaaagtgttttatggggtttggtgctctcttgtgttttgtactacgTTGAGCCtagtctattttggttattgtgatcttcttcttattggctcttgagattggttgtctgactgttctgtgtggagtatttcctcaagtagtctctgtaggtttggctttgtgttcatataatcacagagttGACTTCTTTGTGGAAagaatttttataatatattttattgacaacgtccataattgtaaaaaatatcccatggtaattccctcccccctcaactgtcccttttgaaattccactctccattatatcccctcccactctcaatcaatgtctcttttattttgatgccatgatcttttcctcttattatgatggtcttgtgtaggtagtgtcaggcactgtgaggtcatggatatccaggccattctgtgtctggaggagcatgttgtaaggagtctacccttcctttgcctcttacattctttctgccacctcttccacaatggaccctgagccttggaaggtgtgattgagatatttccagtgctgagcactcctctgtcacttcttagtcaGGCAACAGAAGATGTTATgctcctagggctcatgtctacccttgttgtagattttcagtatcagggatatattccatcccatggagcaggcctccagtccaattagagggcagttggtttcccctattacagacatgccacttttgtacccaggcctagctggccaaatataaggcttgcagagtccactgttgagtgtctccactggtgatttctctctcccattgaactgcatgcagcatgactttttcaaactttctgtcagctggtctacatggaggaggttttccagcagggtttctcagtgactctgcagctcaagtatgtggagtcttcagcaatagggtcctaccatatATTCTtgatgggaaaccaaaggcctcggcaatggcttataatgttttgggggcattggggatctccctggccaacaactcactggaaggtatcccatccttggcactgaaaattttctaataacaatctatggctcctgtataTTCTATGGATCAACAaaaataggttttcatatgacttatttttatcctcttaaattttgattagcctttcctccaactttccttactcaatctcttcccctgatcttacttaggccttttcatcccccttcaatctgttcttctacttgcatacatacatttttgcatggaaagttttcctttcaccatctattatgagggatactttttctgggtagagtagcttgggttggaagccatagttgttTAGACTTTGatgtgtttcattccaggcccttctggctttcagggtttccattgagaattctggcATAATtctgattgcctttgtatgtagtgaattgtttctctcttgctgcttttaatactctctctttattttcattgttaaactTTTGACTATGATATATCTTGAAGAGTttattctttggtcctgtctgtttggtgatctttgagcttcttatatctggatgggcctcttttgagagattgggaaatttttcttcaataattttgttgaatgcgGTCTCTCATCCTTAGGCTTGGATTTCCTCTCTTCTGGTATAcacatgatctggatgtttggtcattttatggtatcccacagttccctcatattctgttcacttgatttatTGAACTTAataaagtttttggcctcctgatcaatttcttctgtcatgtcttccaggtcagaggtccatatgagtaactctgttagtgaggggttctagagaggtttttaataaactctatttgatttttgtttttctgtaattttgaaTTGTGCCCATCTTTTGTGAGGTGATAtatcagtttgagttctgattttcttgatgcttccttgaATTCATTCTGATGTTTGATCTTCATTAAGCTAAATCAATCAGTTATTGAGAACTTCCATTTCttgattcaccttcaattcattcatatgttTTTTGAGGATTCGAACACTTTCTTCAATCAAGATAAGTCAAAAACTGAACATTCTAAGAGACAATTCTATTCAATTTCTTTGTTacaattgttgttgttgttgcttttgatagtttgcttcagtTCAGCTGTTCTTTTGACCAGGTATCACTGgttgttctgttttcatttggggattgaatttcattctctttctttctttctttcttttactttacttttcttttttttttaaaatgtaggtcttttatttatttgtgacatatATTTAGCCATAAATTCATAGGGAATAGGCTCCAGCAGCTCAGGTTATTTTCCATTAGTTCGCAGAAAGTGCACTTCTCTGTGCAGAGCAGGCTGCCGCTTCAGCTGCACCCAGGATCCCTTCTCTTTGGTTTCCTTCTTCTGATCATTTTCCTTCACCAATTTCAGGAAGCTGTCTGGGCTCTTAGAGTGTTTAATGTGCTCAAGACACTCATTACTTTTCTTGGCAAGAATCTTGACCTTGACTTGCTTGTTCACAAGAATGCCAACAGCATGCTGAGTGACATTGTAGATTCTTCCAGTCTTCCCATGGTAACATTTATGAGGTATTCCATTTTGGATAGCATCCATTTCCTTGATGTCTACAATATCACTCTTCTTGTAGGTTCGCATATACATGGCCAGTAGAACAACTGTATGTTTTCTAAAAGACCTAGAGAACATGTACcaggtgtctcttctctctccctttgtattTGTCATTTTGGCAAATTACTGGAAGCTGGTAGTTCTGGCCAAAAGgctgggattgaatttctgttgattttctttttttcaaagattttaaaattttcatttatttatttatttgcaagcagagagaaaaagagagagagaggacacagacagagagagaatgggcaaaccaatgcccctagccactgcaaatgaactccagatgcatacacccccttgtgcatctggcttacatgggtactggggaattgaacctggggcctttggcttcacagccaagtgccttaaccgctaagccatctctccaacccttcctttaatttctttatgatttcattggaggtttccattgtgGGACCAAGTAGGCATCCTTGGTAagctctctcagttttctgactttcattggcttttctgcactgtggtctacccatcttggggagacactttattctactgaggaggaaacaagtttttgtcctttaggTTCTTCAGAgggtgttattttttaaatgtgaaccagattggtatGTGCAGATTATGaagattgcaggtacatcaaaggtacctggggaactgggagctctggcttactcactccacttgcatgtactcTTCAGCACACAGGAATCCTGGGTTGAGGAACCAGGTGCCAGTAAGCTGGAGAACCAGAGGCAAGTGGCCTgctcctacagtggcccatgTACTCTCTGACTCAAAGGAATAGGGATGTCAGTAGCCAGGGCCCAgccaggataccagagcaaaaggcctgtttcCACAGCCCCCACATGGGGACAAGGCCTCCCCAAACCAGGCAGGGGGGGACCTACAGGGACCAGGAATCTGGACGGAACCAGGGAACAGGGGTCTGGCAGACTCACTTTGCACCCTCTGGCACCCACCCTCAGAAGCAGGGTATGGGGAATTAGGGGCCCAGGGAAACTTCTATCAGAAAGATGGAGCAATGGACCTGCTTCCTCAGCAAGATCCCAAGGACCAGGAAAGTGGGAGAAACCCTGGGGAACAGGggtttggcctactcactctgcaccCACCACACACCCCCTCTGGGCAATAAGACTTTAAAGCTATAAAATCATAGCAAAAATCCTAGGAATGAactcaatacatatatataaaatcttcttCACTGAAAAATCTGAAATTACTGCTAAGATAAATAAACACCTGacaaggcagagccaggagaaaaaCCGTATCAATGAATCAGAAATCCTTCACACATTGCCAGTAAGAAGTAAATATCGCAAGTTTTTGGAAATTGAAATCTTATAAAATTACACTAATGCCTATGTCTTATTAATTCTGTAGGTTTGGATATAAAATTAAGATAAACATATGTAAAAAAGATTAGCCTAAGAATGTTCATAGCAACTCTATTCATGAGTTTCTCTGAATTTAATATCTATAgttaatattatttctttatagtaAGTCCAAAATGTAAAGAATCCACATACATGTCAAAAGGAAAATGAGTGATTAAATCTTAGAACCCTTGGACAATGAAATACTGTTAAGCAGTATAAAGGAATGAACAACTGATATGTGCAACGATATGCATGAATCTCTAACAAATAATGCTGAGCAAAGGAAGCAGATGCCACAGTACCCTTTGTTTGCTGTCATTCATCTGAAGCTCAACAGGCAAAGCCACTCAGTGGGTTAGATTTCAAAACAGTGGTTATGGTGGGAATGAGGCTTGACTGGGAAGTGGCAAGAAGGAACTTTCCGGTATGAAGAACAAATTTTAGTTCAATTATAGGTTATAGGCTAAGCTAATATGTGAATTTGCCAAAAGCCTTCACACTATCGATTTCTGGCATCATTTTTGGAAACGACTAGTGCTATCTGATTGGTATGAAAGTATGATTCTCTTtgttcaccttttaaaaattagctcAATTCTTTGATCAAAATATTTCCATGTTGGTACAGTAGTAGGGTGAATGTTCTGTAGCTATGAAAGTTGGGATGTTGTAATATTTTTCAAAGTGAGTTTCATGGAATGATTTCCAAAATATACTAATatgttaattttgaaaataagtatTTCATGATTAGGTTAGCAAAATATGTTAGTGAACTTGATTAAGCATCTTTCATAACTGTTGAACTTATATATGGTACATATGCTGAGTTCTAATGAAAGAATCTTTCACTTATCTCCTTGTAGTATTTGGTATTTAATGACATTCACAGCTATTATTTATCTTATTCATAGTTAAAGATCAAACTTTTGAATTTTTCATCAATTTATCAAATCATCAAATTTGAATCATGATATATTAAAGAGTTAGTAGTTTATAGAATTAATGATGAGCTGTGGTCCTTAGAAGCTACAATATTAGGTGACATCTTAAGAAAATGTAAAGTTTGatttatctttcattttattatttctatcatctctgatatattttctatatcaataacaagaataaaatatgaaatttaaagttttacttattttggtGTGAAAGAGTCTGGAAGTGTGAAAAAAGAATTTGAGTTTTCTATACTGAAAGTATtaaggaataattttttttctgtaacaacAAAATATCTGTTCCATGATTATTGTACCAAAATAACTTATCTAAAAGACCTGGACATTTTAAATTGATGggaaaattgaaaaataacattATACTGTCATTATACTACTGGATAACTTATGAATTAGATTTAATACCCTAAATATTCTCCCATCTGCTTATAAATATATCTTCAGAGGTTTAAAATTCAGTTTAACAATTCTAGTTTTAAGAAGaacttatttaaaatgtttgcatCACTTATGAAAGCACAACTTTCAGATGATTGAATTTGTTCagaaatataaacacaaatattttaaatacatgtttATATCAGAGACATAGAAATGACTTCGTAAGAAGTCATAAATTTACTATTTGTTATAGGATTAATGATTC contains:
- the LOC101606769 gene encoding 60S ribosomal protein L21-like encodes the protein MTNTKGERRDTWYMFSRSFRKHTVVLLAMYMRTYKKSDIVDIKEMDAIQNGIPHKCYHGKTGRIYNVTQHAVGILVNKQVKVKILAKKSNECLEHIKHSKSPDSFLKLVKENDQKKETKEKGSWVQLKRQPALHREVHFLRTNGK